Proteins encoded within one genomic window of Gallus gallus isolate bGalGal1 chromosome 1, bGalGal1.mat.broiler.GRCg7b, whole genome shotgun sequence:
- the LOC121108360 gene encoding E3 ubiquitin-protein ligase Topors-like, which translates to MAAEEEWTCPICRDVQKDIAYAVPCRHEFCLGCILRWAMQKETCPLCRRIMTVVKVAAWDDDNDLDFTISPPAPPLPACFQAGIAYIYRRQHDVPSPPEEQEDMEAEEGPMVGGLLLEVWAALFRQHPEILDPVLPWLRQELRAIFGTQWWEAMAAENLILNTLCNIGLDTEALTQLLRPALGDRAETLIQGLVDATVNRWGEEAHGQLGLQGVHVSTGQEEGPADRGQEDSSVAAPGPTASPQGTTTSSPRPNSSTGNVNGEEQPSTAEAVLHGDPSDTAAVHIPTEHEEPHKEMEQAAAAGVSAQGSSPSAPGHSPGSARRPRKRRAGSELDPQQPCKRPPPRRH; encoded by the coding sequence atggcagcagaggaggagtgGACATGTCCTATCTGCCGTGACGTGCAAAAGGACATTGCCTACGCAGTGCCGTGCCGTCACGAGTTCTGCCTCGGCTGCATCCTGCGGTGGGCCATGCAGAAAGAGACCTGCCCGCTCTGCAGGAGGATTATGACAGTTGTTAAGGTTGCTGCGTGGGATGACGACAACGACCTGGATTTCACCATCTctcccccagcaccaccactACCTGCCTGCTTCCAGGCTGGCATCGCCTACATCTACCGCCGCCAGCATGATGTGCCATCCCCTccagaggagcaggaggatATGGAGGCAGAGGAGGGGCCTATGGTGGGTGGTCTCCTGCTGGAGGTCTGGGCAGCCCTGTTCAGGCAGCACCCGGAGATCCTCGACCCTGTGCTGCCATGGCTGCGCCAGGAGCTGCGAGCCATCTTTGGGACACAGTGGTGGGAGGCAATGGCGGCAGAGAACCTCATCCTGAACACCCTGTGTAACATCGGGCTGGACACCGAGGCCCTGACCCAGCTGCTGCGGCCTGCCCTGGGGGACAGAGCGGAGACGCTCATCCAGGGCCTTGTGGACGCTACTGTGAACCGCTGGGGCGAGGAGGCCCACGGGCAGCTGGGCCTCCAGGGCGTCCACGTGTccacagggcaggaggagggccCTGCAGACAGGGGGCAGGAGGACAGCTCTGTGGCTGCCCCtggccccacagcctccccacAGGGGACCACCACATCAAGCCCCAGacccaacagcagcacaggaaatgtCAACGGagaggagcagcccagcacagcagaggctgTCCTCCATGGAGATCCCAGTGACACCGCTGCTGTGCACATCCCCACGGAACACGAGGAGCCCCACAAGGAgatggagcaggcagcagcagcaggtgtctctgcccagggcagcagcccctctgctcctggCCACTCGCCTGGGAGCGCCCGGCGGCCCCGTAAGAGGAGGGCTGGCAGTGAGCTGGacccacagcagccctgcaagaGGCCACCTCCTCGGAGGCACTAG